The Dysidea avara chromosome 11, odDysAvar1.4, whole genome shotgun sequence genome includes the window aaggcctagacATAAACTGACCGGGGATTGATTCGCCTGTGAACAAAGACACAATTAACTGTATAATGGGTGcacctgtttgtgctgatgactttaacgtacatgtaatcatacagtatgatagtaactgtatagtagggaccacaaaggagtaggtgtggcccacggaataatattacccaaaaacagcctcagttttccctgatggcgatgaggcagtattggttaggtaaaactatgcccaaaaaagctttcagatcgacctgaaatgctatcaacaagttgctacggaattttaaaatatttatttaacggaatttctACTGACAGATTGACTGACTGCctaatgccttcaaacaagtgtagctcgataatggctaagactacaggcttgattttttcactgttcgacttcgctttggcccgactggtgccttttggcatgccgtagtacgtacaatgcattcttcatggacttaccagtgacctcctttgtgtcccgttcaactttgctgacagtaaaaagtgttgatttggtggtagcacatgatgttgagcttcccttcgtaacggaaatcgtccgtatatTTCGTAGTGGTCATTTTGAttccagaggtgcttttcaaacagttcttgattcgtactgctgtgtaacggattgaacatagcagacaatgaagcgtaatggatacttcacttttcagacgataattaatataactggggtgtgtgGCACCCTTTCTTTCGgtgtgcatggattgcagaggtgttgctcttgatctgaaatgctctgtaacaggttgaacatagctgacaacaaagagTAATGGGTAGTGTATTGGGTACTtccacttttcagacgataattaatatagctggggcgcgcggcaccattcagatgcggtatgcgtgggttcgcCAGTCcttataatttattatttacaaaaaaagttaacaaacaagtacacataaaaatttggaattttcaactagggtaggggccatagcacatcgataaaaagtaccgaaacaagttggagtatagTGCAttgtattaaatcacagtaaaacaataagaagtgttatatccctactgtgcatttccattatggtatcttgagcacagtagggaaataacacttcttattgtttcactgtgatttaataccatgcactatactccaacttgtttcagtactttttatcgatgtgctatggtccctactctagttgaaaattccaaatttctgtgtacttgttctatataacgcccagtagcacacccatgctttaataataattatttcagaTTGCAGGAAGGAGAAGAATAGCAACAGGCGCGAGTGATTGCAGGAAATCCAGAGGCCACTTTATGTGTAAACAAGCATGTATCACTTAagtttactgtatgtgcatctttTCCATCCACACATTCTGTGCTGgttagggacccgtcgattttgccggcaaaatgtttggcataatgggtgggtaaaaaCAATGAgcaaatgctggcataataggtgcaatatttgtgaagtggacatacaatttgcacaaaagattgagatactctaatagaacagtcagacacgctaTAATAttgacaatgcatagctaattgttacaggaacaacaagtgacaatcaagataccctaataaaatagtcacacatgttaagcaatattagctagcttcttactttacatgttagaagtaagtgctgatcgagatactctaatagaacagtcactttaaggcaaaactgtagctttgcacttggaaatattcaattaacaaagatcagtgctgagcaaaatttataattcttgagcaaaatatggagcataatagatgaaaaataaaagaattgctggaaagaaaaataggtgggaaaaaaagcaaaagACTGGTCCCTAGTGCTAGTCGTGCACTGTTGTGCTtgccccatttgtagattgccccattggtagttgtacttggttgtgtgTGTCCAGGGCctagtaattataataataatagtatcacACACATATTTTAAGACGACGTTTGAGTATGTGATgtacagttttttttttacttttgtaccTACACCCTTTGTTAGGGAGAGGTCATttagtgtatattgcatcaaactattcgaatacacgtggtcgccggtTCCACCAAACACACGCGTACGTGACTCAccgttgatatcgatcagagagagcaactcacggcgaactatatagtaatgtataagtcaataaatatagttcaATGTTAAACCAagtcaggtcatccaggtcctgctttacagattattcgggtctgaccccacgtgctaaattaaatgtggacgtgttactatagctctgcttctttcgtgaacCACGCCCATTTACATAATTACTGTCTAGACATATTGTAGGtacgtccattcatcagtgtgtacgTCTGTACGAATccatgcccacttatgtaaattactgtctgtagataCATGGCAGCcacacccattcatcagtccatTGGTACACatgaatccacgtccattattgtctgtaggcttatgtagagccacgcccactgatcagttgttattgtatgagtcataatctagtataatagtgctgtgattagcTCTTTTAAAATATAGTGACTAGTTTTGTGAATTTactggtcatgagcttgcaaaaaaactacacaaacaagtacaagaaaaaattaggaattttaaattagagtagggacagtgtatagtgctgcaataataagtactgaaacaagctggatcagagtagtacgcaatgtccaaatactgtaaaacaataaaaagtgaacTTCCTTACTGTGCATTGAGCGTAGCACAATAGGattattcacttcttattgttttacagtatttggacattacgtactactccaatccagcttgtttcagtactttttattgcagaactatacactgtccccggctactctaatttaaaattcctaattttttcttatacttgtctaTATAGCTACGTCGTAGACGACATCAAACATATTTATAGATTCTCTTACCTTTAAGTGTTCGATCTCAGCTTGTAGACGTTCATTACCAGTTTGCAGTCGTTGGATCTCTTCATCGCTTATTATTTCTTTAAATTGTGGAAATGTAACTTTTTTCATGTAAGCATCTTTACATTGCCCAACTCTGTCAGAAACAATTTTTATAGGTGGCCTATCTTTGGGTACATCATTCAGGCAACTTTTGACTAATGGTAACAATGATTCAGCTTCATTTTTCATTTTATCCAGGTAACGCTGACGACGTTCACTCTCAGATCGGACAATGTAACTCCTAGTTTCTTCATTGTAGATTTTATCAAGAGGAGTAGGCCATTCTTCGCTAAAAGTGTGTAGCACTATTCCAGCAAATGAATACACATCCATTGGAAGGCCATAAACTGTTTTTTGGCTGGAAAGACATTCAGGGGGCATAAAATCAATGGTACCTGGAGCTTTGGTATAGAGTCTGGGCTTTTCAGGAGTCAATGCCTTGGCCACACCAAGATCACTGATTTTTGCTTCGAAATATTTTGTCAGCAACACATTATTGGAGGAGAGATCACGGTGGACAAGAGGAGGATCACGGCTGTGAAGATAATGTAGCCCTAGTGAGACATCATGTACAATAGAGTACTTAAACCAAATAGGAATCTTCTCTTGTTTCCGGTCTAACCGGGACGCTAAGCTATTTTCCATCAACTCCATCACCATTATTGGCAGCCGCAGCTGCATCCCGCGTCCTCTTAGGTTTTGCTGGGCCCCAGCAGTGGTAGCAGGATAATAAACGCCTAGGAACTGTACAACGTTTGGGTGGCATAGTTTACTACATTGTAGGCACTCCCTCATGAACGACTCTACAATTCGCTGCGTTTGTGCTTCTCCAACCGCTTCGAGTAGAAGTGGGTGTATCTCTTTAGCGGCGAAAATCTTCCCACAATACTTGACCTTGTAAACTTTGCCATAGGCTCCACGTCCTAGTTCTTTACAGTCGGAGAGTCGGGTCACATCTCTCAGGACTAAACCCTGAAAAACCTTGTCAAAAGCCATCATAGTTAAGACAATAGCGGGTGTGGCTTGCACATTGTCTGTGTCGTCAGTACTATAGTTAAGGCAACAGCGGGCAGGCGCGCCGAGTGGCTAATAACCATAATGACACTGACACTGTCTGCGCGTTCATATTAGACTTGCGGCGCCCGCTCTTAATCTTTACTACACCGGTTTTCAGGTCCGTTGACCTATTCAAATTCGCGCATGCGCTTCATTTGACTAAAAATCGAGCCCGGTAAAAATGGCCGCGAAGCACAACGTGAAGGTATCTACCACAATTCAGATTAACGGGCCAGTAACAGTTGGCTACAGAGGTGTTACTGTTACACCGCTGGCCTCGAGCTCTCAGTCTCAGCCAATTCAAACGTCAACGGCAATTGTGATTCCAAAGGTGCTTCTGAAACGAGTTCTGAAAGCCATGAGTAAAGAAAGGAAGGGTGAGAATAAGATGTTTACTATAAGGAATATTAACACCACCCAAGTTTCGTGTGTTTCCCGCTTGGCTGAATTAATTAGAACACAATTGAAGGGCGATATCATTGCCCAAGATTTTGATGTTGGTTATGTGAGTGGAAGTAACTTAATCAGCTTAAGAAACAAAGAAGACGTGAGTGAAATCTGGGCCGGGGCAAACAGAGGACAAAACATTGTTTTGTGGTGTGATGGATTGAAGCCAGGTGGCACTACTCAGACTAGTGCTGGTGTAAAGCGAAAAGCGTCAGACAGTGGTACCACACAGTCAAAGAAAGATGTTGCAGAACAAGTGCAACAGTGTGTGGAGAATCTGAAAAGGCAGCATGGCGAAAAGTTTACACCTATGCAATACCGTGTGTGGAGCGAAATGATCAATGGTGGCATCCACAAAAGTACAACAGATCCTCCTACAACTTCTATGTTCAAGCGCTGTGGCAGTGAGATGCCAAGTAAGAAAGGATCATCTACAGTTGTAAAAGACGCTATGGTTGAGGCAGTGCAACAATTAGCAAGTGCCATTACTACTCCACATCAAGATGTGCCAACCTAAGTAAAGGAGAAGTCTGCTAGTCCAAGTAGATTAATCGATGGAAGGTCAAAGTGCTACAAACAGCTAGCTGAATTGAAGAATCTTAAAGATTCAGGGATAATATCTGACGATGAGTTTCTAGATGAACGTGTGGCTATATTACAAGTGTTAAAAAAACTAGGTAACAGTTAacagtacagtacataaacTATTTAAACAGCGTCACTAAAATCATCACATGTTTTTAAATGTAGCCACAGTGTGAAATGAATCCACGACAATCTTCTTGTGATACCATGGTGAATGCCATAGTTATCACTAACCTTGGAGTCATCTGATAGAGGCGGGTATCTtcttttattattgtttttactTTGCTAAACACTTCCTCTGCTGGCATAAGATCAGGTGAATATGGTGGTAGAAAGCATAATCTTGCATTTGCTTGAGCTTCAACCGAATCAGTAACCTCATCTATATGATGGATACTTGCATTGTCCATCAACACAACTGACCTTGTGTTAATGCCATTAAAGGGATTTAAAATCGGCACTAAACAATTTCGAACAAAATCAGCAAATCTGTCCCCATTAATAGTGCCCTCTGTAATGTGTACATCATGAATGCCatctattttattattattattattgttactgagcagacagcacagctgatatgctcaggaaaaaaagcaatcataaaatgaatttagctacgtagttacaaagattacagttattgagttccatacaatgtttgcagttctgctgaaaaagagtcaatattgttgctctcaatgatggaagatggtaagttgttccaatccttaattgatctggagaaaaagctctgttggtatgaataggtacatgaatttggtagaataaaacgatgtgggtgatatagtctggtggatcttgtcattgaaataaaatgaggaggaattgacagtgaataatcttgatgtataatttaaaaaagtgcttgtaatctggatattttacgtctcagctgaaggcttggccaagaaagatgctgtaacatagctgtgactgagctgaatcgattgaaatcatttaggacccatctagctgccctacgctgtactttctctagctgttgaatattgttatggtggtatgggtcccagatgactgcagcgtattccattgacggtcgtactatcgtaaggtaggctgttgctttgatgttagacgagcagcaactcagattgcgtttcaagaagtttaatgttctattggccttagcagctatattactaatatgtggagaccatgatagtttgttgtccaatataacaccaaggtaggagtgttggtttgatgtacccaagttgtgattgtttagcttgtagttgaaaatgattggtgataatgatctggtaaaccgcataatagtacatttggttacattgaatcttaattgccacttagttgcccattcgtgtagttgatcaagatcatgctgaagttgaatggcatcctccttggtggtgataattctgtaaagtaaacagtcatcagcaaataaccgtagtggcgattttacatgttctgttatatcattaatgtatagaagaaacatcaaagggccgaggaccgtcccttgagggactcctgagtgaacagctatcgagtcagaaaaagtaccgtccaaagctacttgctgtgaccttctggtcagccaagtattgacccactgacagatgtgatcgttgataccatagtgtcttaatttaactaatagtctttgatgtgggacactatcaaacgctttagcaaagtcgaggagaatgacatcggtttgtttctgttggtctagagcatgtgacaagtcttctatcagtgaaataagttggGTAACACAAGAGTGCTGGGATCTGAAGCCGTGCTGGGTATCAATGAGGATGCTATTTGAGTTTAAATGATTCATTATGGAATGATATAATATGATTCATTATGGAATGATATAATATGTTCCATAGTTTTGGAGCATACAGAAGTCAATGATATTGGTCGGTAGTTTCGGTACTAGTACGGTTTCCTTTCTTGAAAACTGGACATACATTGGCCATGAGCCAATCGGAAGGTAGTATACCTGTGTctagtgattgagtgaatataaCTTGCAGTATAGGAGATATTTCGTTTGCACAATTCTTCAAGATATATGGATGAATGTTGTCTGGCCCACTGGCTTTGTTGGTATCTAAGGATACAATTGGTATTGCTGAATATCGTACACCTCTAATTAGCAGCTGGTGGTTGTTCAAGGGCATCCCTCTAATGCTGTATGCTTTCTGTCTTAAGGCATTTCGGTTGTCACAACCAGTTTCATCAAGGCATACTAGCATTGATGGGTCATAGCAAGAAACTTCAGCCATGAATTTAGCCCTTAGATAGTTGGATTGCTGTAGAGCAACGTGATGCATTGACTGTCTTGTGCAGCCCATTTGTTTAAGGGCTCTGCAGATTGTAGGTATGCTAATAACTACTCCGTAATCATCGTTTAACATCTCTTGTAACTCATGAAGGTATAGACCAGGTTGTGTCAACACCAGCCTCAGCAAAGTAAGCTGCTCGAAGTTACCTAATAACTTACCCGGTCCATCCCTTCGATGCCTAATTTCAACATCCCCAGTTTGACGAAATAACTGTAAGTATCGATGCACAGTTCGCTCTGATACATGAAATTGGTCGCTAATTTCCTTCTGGGTTAAATGATAGGTGGGCCTGTAATAAGCCCATACTATCCTCCATCGCAGGTCGCATCTGTATGGCTTCATTGCATTCATGATCATAGTTCCCGCAACGTACTAACTCGCGCCATGTTTACGCATGCGCGAATTtgaataggacaacggacttgaaaaccggTGTACAAGGCAAATATGGC containing:
- the LOC136237665 gene encoding uncharacterized protein produces the protein MAFDKVFQGLVLRDVTRLSDCKELGRGAYGKVYKVKYCGKIFAAKEIHPLLLEAVGEAQTQRIVESFMRECLQCSKLCHPNVVQFLGVYYPATTAGAQQNLRGRGMQLRLPIMVMELMENSLASRLDRKQEKIPIWFKYSIVHDVSLGLHYLHSRDPPLVHRDLSSNNVLLTKYFEAKISDLGVAKALTPEKPRLYTKAPGTIDFMPPECLSSQKTVYGLPMDVYSFAGIVLHTFSEEWPTPLDKIYNEETRSYIVRSESERRQRYLDKMKNEAESLLPLVKSCLNDVPKDRPPIKIVSDRVGQCKDAYMKKVTFPQFKEIISDEEIQRLQTGNERLQAEIEHLKVRESINMFDVVYDVAI